The stretch of DNA TGTGTGAGAAGCTTGCAGAGGTGTTGCCCGGTGACCTGAACGGCTTCCAGTTTTACGATTGCGGGACCGCGGCAGTCGAGGCGGGGATGCGTGTGTTGCGCGCGGTCACCGGCAAACACGAGTTGTTGTCGTGCTTCTACGATTTCCACGGCAAGACCTACGGCGCGGTGTCGCTGGCGGAGATCCGTTCGCCCGTGTACGGTGCAACGCGGGCGCCGGGAATGCACTTGTTGCCGCGGCCCAACACCTATCGTCCACACTGGACGAAAGCAGACGGCACGATCGACACGGACAAGTACATTGAGTTCTACGTCGAGTACCTCGACCGTGCCACCGTGAACGCCGTCGCGGGCTTTGTGCTCGAACCGATCCAGGGTTGGGGCGGTTCGGTGATGCCGCCGGACGATTTCTTTCCCAAGCTGCGCAAGCTGTGTGATGAACGGAAGATTCTGCTCATGGCTGACGAAGTCCTTACGAGTTGGGGACGCACGGGAAAGTGGCTCTGCCTGGAACATTGGGGCGTTGTGCCCGACGTCGTCTCGATCGGAAAAGGGTTCGGCAACGGTTTCCCTGTCACTTGTGTCGCCGTGCGCGAGCCGTTCAAGGAAAAATTCGAGGCGATCAGCGCCAGCAGCAGCTACGGCGGCAACCCGATGGCCTGCGCCGCCGCCCTCGCGTCCACCGAGGTGATTGAGGAGGAAGGTTTGCTCGAACATGCTACAGAACTCGGCAATCTGTTCGCCAAACGTATGAATGCGTGGAAAAAGAAATTTGCCATCGTCGGCGACACGCGCGTCAAAGGTTGCTTGATGGGTGTCGAATTGGTGAAGGACAAGCAAACCAAGCAACCATTCGATGAAGCGGGCAAGCGGGTCTATCAACGCGCCTTCGCAAAAGGCCTGGCCTGGATTCCAGCCGGCCACATTTTGCGGATGAGTCCGCCGATCGTGATGCCCGAGGAAGTTGCCCACAAGGCCATGGATATCATCGAAGAATCCATCGCCGAGGTTGAAAAAGAACTAGGTTAAGCGATGAGCTTGCACGCCGGCGCCGCCACGCGCGACATCAGCCCGACCAAACCGACGCAACTTTGCGGCTACCCACACGTGCGTCGCATTTCGACTGGCATCCACGATCCGTTGCAGGCATCGGCGTTGTTCCTGGGCAATGGTTCGTCGACCGTGCTGCTGTGCGCGCTGGATATCCTCATGCTCAACTCCGACGTTGCGCGGCGCATTCGACGATCCGTTGCGGAGGCGGTTGGCATTCCCGAGTCGGGCGTGCTGATCAGTTGCACGCACACCCACTCAGCACCCGTCACCTTGCGTTACCTGCCATTCAGCGGCGATATCGCAATGCCGGCGCCCGACCCTTCATACTTGGCGTTCGTCGAAGAACGCATTGTCGAGTCCGCGGTCGCCGCGAAGGAACAGGCGCAACCCGCCGAACTGGCATGGACGAAGGCCGACGCACGCGGTGTCGGCGGCAATCGTCATTCGCCTGACGGGCCGACCGATCCTGAAGTCGGCGTACTGGCGGTACGTGCTGGGGACAAATTACTGGCCGTGGCACTCATCTACGGCATGCATCCGACGGTGCTGCATGAAGATTCAACGCTCGTCTCCGGCGATTTCCCCTATTTTGCGAGGCGACACTTGCAGGAAGCCATTGGTCAGGAGTTGGTGGTGCTCCACCACACCGGGCCGGCGGGCGACCAAAGTCCGCGCTATTACGTCAAAGGCCAGACCTTCGCTGAGGCAGAACGTCTTGGCCGCAAACTGGGGACCGCGGCACTCGCAAGTTTACGAGATTTGAAATTCTCCAGTGAGGTTGCGCTGTCAGGTTGGCTCAAACCGGTGGAGTTGACGCATCGCAAGCTGCCATCAGTCTCAGAAGCGGAGCAAGTGCTCGCCACATATCGGACCGAGTACGAGCGCTTAAGAGCAGGCGGCACAGAGCGGGCACGAGTGCGGACCGCTGAAGTGGCGGTGTTCGGCGCGGAAGCCTTGCTTAACCTTGCGCGGGCACGGCAAAGTGGAGAGGTTGACCGGATGCTCGCCAGGCTTGTCCCCTTTGAGGTGCAAGTGTTGCGGATAGGCGGGTCGTGCGTGATTGGATTTCCCGGCGAGTTTTTTGCGGAATACGCATTGCTCTTAAAACAACGCGCTTCGGCGAAGAGCTACGTGGTTACATACGCCAATGGCGAATTGCAGGGTTACATCGTCACGCCGGAAGCGGCCGCTGCGGGCGGCTACGAAGCGGCAAGCAGTCTTTTCGAACCGGAATCCGGTCTGACGATGGTAAACACCGCGCTGACTGGCATTTCAGAATTGATGCTTTACAACCCGGAAGGAGGGTCGGCGTGATCCTGTCGATCGATCTTGGTTCAACCTCATTCAAGGCAGCGGTCCTGGATAAGGAGCTGCGGGTCCGTGGCTTTTTTTCCCACGAGGTCCGTCACCAGTTCGCATCTGGCGGGAAGGTGGAACTGGCGGTGGAGGAAGCCACCTCGGCGGTACGGAAGGCAATTCGCGAGGCGGTCGCCTCAGTCGGGATTCGTGCCTCGAAGCTGCGGGCGGTGGCCGTCACAAGTCAGGCTCAAACATTCACATTGATCGACAAGCAGGGCCGCCCTCGGATGCCGTTCATCTCGTGGCAGGACAACCGGGCGGTGCGCAGTTGCGAGAGGCTGAAACAAACGAAGTCGATGCACAACTTCGGCGAGCATTGCAGTTTCGGCTCCTTGATGCCGCCTCTCTTGATCTGCCAACTCAAACACCTGCGGGAGACTAGACCGGGTTTCGTTACCCCAGACAACGTCGTTGTGTGCCTTCCCACGTTCTTCGTTCACCAATGGTGTGGCATTGCGGCCATTGATGAGAATCTGGTTGCCATGAGCGGAATGTATTCACTGGCGTTGCGGACGTGGTGGCCCGCCGCCCTGCGCGTCTGCGGTTTGCGGAGCCGACAACTGCCAGAGCTTCGCCCCCTCGGACGAATTGCGAGTCACACAAACGCAGGAGCGTTGGAATTCGGTCTGCCAAAAGGAATTCCGGTGGTCTTGGCTGGCAACGATCAAACTGCGGGCGCCTATGCGGCCAGACTGGACGAAGACCACGGCTTGCTGGTGACCTTGGGTACCGCTCAAGCAGCCTACGCCTACTTGGATACAATGCCACGCCCGCATCCCGCTTTGATCCGGGGGCCATTTCCCGATGGAAGATTTTATCGGATGGCAGCCGATAGTTGCGGCGGGAGCATCATCAACTGGGCGAAGGCGATTCTGGCCGGATGCGAGACCGACAAAAAGTTTTTCAATCTGGCCGCCCAATCACCGCCCGATTGTCGGGGCTTGAAGTTTGAGCCGAATTGCCATGAGAGCCGGGGAATCTGGCGCAACATCGGCCTCGATCATACGTCCACTGACTTCGCCCGGTCGGTGCTGGAAAGTCTGACGCACCGCATGTCGGAGTTGATTCAGCAACTGGGGGTGCGTCTGGACCGGACGCAGGTTTTTGTGGCTGGAGGTGGGAGCGAAAACCCGCTTTGGATTCGCATTCTGTCAGAAACGCTTGGCGTCCGGTTGAAGGTAACCGAAGGACGCCCAGTTGTGGGAGCCGGTCGGATGGCGTTGAAAACTCTTTCGGATATTCAGAGGTGATATGGAAACCAAAATCGTGCGCTTCGGTATCATTGGTTGCGGGTTGATGGGACGCGAGTTCGCGAGTGCCGCGGCCCGGTGGTGCCATCTCGTGGACATGGACGTGCGCCCGGATCTTGTGGCGATCTGCAGCCGGAATCCGGCTTCGTACACCTGGTTCAAGCAGAACTTCCCCACCATCACCCAGATGACAGATGACTACCGCGCGTTGTTGGACAACCCGGATGTGGAAGCGGTGTATGTCGCTTTGCCACACCATCTCCATCGAGAGGTTTACTGCGCGGCAATCGAAGCCGGCAAACATCTGATGGGCGAGAAGCCCTTCGGCATCGACGAGGAGGCTTGCGATGTGATCCTTGGCTGCGCGCGCAGGCATCCGCAAGTGTTTGTGCGTTGCTCATCGGAATCGGTATTCTTCCCCGCGGTACAGCGCATCGGCGGCTTGATCGAGCAACACGCCTTCGGGCGCATTATTGAGGTCAACACCGGCCTGCTTCATTCCAGCGATCTTGATCCCAACAAGCCCATCAACTGGAAGCGAATGGTGGAATTCAATGGGGAGTACGGAGTCATGGGCGACCTCGGCATGCACGCCTGCCACGTGCCGTTCCGCGCGGGCTGGATTCCCCGAAACGTGCGCGCCATTCTGAGCGACATCGTCAAGGAACGCCCGGACGGCAAGGGCGGACGGGTGCCCTGTAGCACGTGGGATAAC from Verrucomicrobiota bacterium encodes:
- a CDS encoding Gfo/Idh/MocA family oxidoreductase gives rise to the protein METKIVRFGIIGCGLMGREFASAAARWCHLVDMDVRPDLVAICSRNPASYTWFKQNFPTITQMTDDYRALLDNPDVEAVYVALPHHLHREVYCAAIEAGKHLMGEKPFGIDEEACDVILGCARRHPQVFVRCSSESVFFPAVQRIGGLIEQHAFGRIIEVNTGLLHSSDLDPNKPINWKRMVEFNGEYGVMGDLGMHACHVPFRAGWIPRNVRAILSDIVKERPDGKGGRVPCSTWDNATLLCETTDPVTGKPFPWTIKTQRIAPGQKNNWYTEILGTKISARWSSVNADILEILRYDGGEQAWSQIQTGHEAAFKTVTGGIFQFGFTDSILQMWAAFLWELVHGKPPAKFAGCVTPHETDLSHRLFTAALVSQHKMATVTVK
- a CDS encoding neutral/alkaline non-lysosomal ceramidase N-terminal domain-containing protein; the encoded protein is MSLHAGAATRDISPTKPTQLCGYPHVRRISTGIHDPLQASALFLGNGSSTVLLCALDILMLNSDVARRIRRSVAEAVGIPESGVLISCTHTHSAPVTLRYLPFSGDIAMPAPDPSYLAFVEERIVESAVAAKEQAQPAELAWTKADARGVGGNRHSPDGPTDPEVGVLAVRAGDKLLAVALIYGMHPTVLHEDSTLVSGDFPYFARRHLQEAIGQELVVLHHTGPAGDQSPRYYVKGQTFAEAERLGRKLGTAALASLRDLKFSSEVALSGWLKPVELTHRKLPSVSEAEQVLATYRTEYERLRAGGTERARVRTAEVAVFGAEALLNLARARQSGEVDRMLARLVPFEVQVLRIGGSCVIGFPGEFFAEYALLLKQRASAKSYVVTYANGELQGYIVTPEAAAAGGYEAASSLFEPESGLTMVNTALTGISELMLYNPEGGSA
- a CDS encoding aspartate aminotransferase family protein, giving the protein MTTAILTPSRQKKSATKPGRYNPSRYPVDLREYPKIVTKTLPGPKSNEWHSRCTKHFKGLSGQVKLFPVAFESGQGCTLRDVDGNQYIDFSSGIYVTTLGHCHPKITEAVQKYSAQLMNCHDFTTPIKTLLCEKLAEVLPGDLNGFQFYDCGTAAVEAGMRVLRAVTGKHELLSCFYDFHGKTYGAVSLAEIRSPVYGATRAPGMHLLPRPNTYRPHWTKADGTIDTDKYIEFYVEYLDRATVNAVAGFVLEPIQGWGGSVMPPDDFFPKLRKLCDERKILLMADEVLTSWGRTGKWLCLEHWGVVPDVVSIGKGFGNGFPVTCVAVREPFKEKFEAISASSSYGGNPMACAAALASTEVIEEEGLLEHATELGNLFAKRMNAWKKKFAIVGDTRVKGCLMGVELVKDKQTKQPFDEAGKRVYQRAFAKGLAWIPAGHILRMSPPIVMPEEVAHKAMDIIEESIAEVEKELG